Sequence from the Methanoculleus sp. SDB genome:
GTGGACGCAGGCGGCATGGACGGCGGCTGCACCGGCCTCGTACAGCATGCCCGTTGCCGTCGCAAGAGTGCCGCCTGTCGAGATGATGTCGTCCACGATCACGACCTCCCGGCCCGCCGCCGCGATGCTCTTCGGCTCGATACGGACCCGGTCACCGGAGAGCCGGGTCTTTGCAAGCTCGTCGCAGTCCCAGCCGCCCGTTGCTGCGATTGCTCCCGCGAATGCCGCCGCACCGCCGTCAGGTGCCAGAATGAGGGGATTCGTGAATCCCGTCGTCCCGAGAAATGCCCCGATGTCGGGAGCGAGGGAGACTGATACGGCCGGTACGTCGAAATGGGAGAGCACGGAATCCTCGTGGATATTTACGGTTATCACGCGGTCGACGCCGCGGCTGAGCGCCCGTGCGATCGCCCGTGCACTGACGGGCTCCCCGGGATTGAACTGTTTGTCCTGCCGGGCGTAGCCCATATACGGAATGACCAGCGTTGTCCTGGCGTCAGCGCATGCATCGATGAGCAGCAGGAGTTCGACGAACGAATCGCTGTCGACAATGCTTCCCACAACCACCATCTCCATATCGAGCCCTCCCGCCCGGACATATAGCTCTCCGTCGGGGAAACGGGCGAAACGTGCGTCAGTGATATCGGCTCCCAGGGCTGCGGCGAGGCGGCTTCCGAGAATCTGGGATTTTTCCGTGCATATTACTTTCATTTGCATTACCTTTTCTAGAAAGTACTTAAAGTATCAGGAATGATTTATTAAAGAACTATTCGTGAAGAGAGGTAAATCCGCTCATGGTAAATTCAGATGATACGGTTCACGATACCACAATAACGAATCAGGATGAGCCCGAATTCGAGGAAATCGTCCTCGATGATCTGGAGATAGATACATCCTCCGATATCGATATCCCCACGAGTTTGATCGATCAGGTGATAGGACAGGAGCATGCCGTCGAGGTGATAAAAAAGGCGGCGGTGCAGCGGCGGCACGTGATGATGATCGGGACACCCGGCACCGGCAAATCCATGCTTGCAAAGGCAATGGCGGAGCTCCTCCCCAAAGAGGAGATGCAGGATATCCTGATCTACCCGAATTCAGAGGATTCGAATACACCGATTGTACGGACCGTCAAGGCGGGCCGCGGTAAAGAGATTGTGGCGGCACATAAAAACGAGGTCCGGAAACGGATGCAGATGAGAAACACCCTCATCATGCTCCTGATCTTCGGTATTGTGGGGTACGCCTTCATCACGATGCAGTGGCTGATGGGCATCATCGCGGCCGCGTTCGTCTTCATGGCACTGAAGTATTCGACACCCCGCGAAGAGGCGATGGTTCCCAAACTGCTCATATCCAACGACGGCAAGGCAACGGCGCCGTTTATCGACGGCACGGGTTCGCATGCGGGTGCCCTGCTCGGGGACGTGCGCCATGATCCTTTCCAGAGCGGCGGTCTGGAAACACCCTCGCACGACCGTGTCGAGGCAGGGGCGATTCACAAGGCGCACAAAGGCGTGCTCTTTATCGACGAGATCAACACCCTCACCCCCCACTCTCAGCAGAACCTCCTCACGGCACTTCAGGAAGGCGAATTCCCGATCACCGGACAGAGCGAGCGTTCGAGCGGTGCCATGGTCAGGACGGAGCCCGTACCGTGCCGTTTCGTGATGATTGCGGCAGGGAATCTGGATGCGATGCAGGGCATGCACCCCGCACTCCGCTCCCGTATCCGCGGGTACGGGTATGAAGTCTACATGAAAGAGACGATGGAGGATACGCCCGACAACCGCAGGAAGTTCATCAGGTTCATCGCGCAGGAAGTCAAAAACGACGGAAAAATCCCGCATTTCAACAGGAGTGCGATAGAGGAGATCATACGCGAGGGGCTCAGGCGCAGCAACCGGAAGGGCCACCTGACCCTGAAACTTCGTGACATGGGCGGGCTGATCCGTGTCGCAGGCGACCTCGCACGGCAGCAGGGTGCCGACGTCACGACCGCGGAGCACGTGATCGGGGCCAAGGAGATGGCACGCTCCATCGAGGATCAGGTATCGGACGAGTACATCCGGCGCAGCCGCGAGTATGAACTGACCGTGATTGAAGGCACGTCCATCGGTCGGGTGAACGGCCTCGCGGTCATGGGCACCGACTCGGGCTCGGTACTCCCCATCATGGCGGAAGTCACGCCCACGCAGGGTGCGACGGGCACCGTGATTGCGACCGGGATGCTCAAGGAGATCGCCCAGGAATCCATCAAAAACGTGAGCGCCATCATAAAGAAATTCACGGGAAAAGACATCAAAAACCTCGATGTCCACATCCAGTTCATCGGCACCTACGGTGGTGTCGAGGGTGATTCGGCATCCATCAGTGTGGCGACTGCGGTAATCAGCGCTGTCGAGGGCATTCCCGTTCGGCAGGACATCGCCATGACGGGGTCGCTCTCCGTCCGCGGCAACGTCCTTCCCGTGGGCGGCGTCACCTATAAGATCGAGGCTGCCGCCAAGGCGGGGATTAAAAAAGTCATTATCCCGTATGCCAACCGCGACGATGTGCTCATCGAAGAGCGGTACCAGTCGCTGGTCGAAGTCGTCCCTGTCGAAACAATCGAGGAAGTGCTCGAGATCGCACTCGTCCCGGAGAACCGGGAGGGCTTCCTCGCAAAAATCCGGAAGATTGCGGAAAAGGCCACTCCCGCTGCGTTTGAGACGACCCTCACAGCCCCTTCGGGGGTATAGGATATGGAGGAGCCGCGGTACTGGGATATCCGGCACGTGGGAGGCGAGACCACCCACATCGATATCGACAACACTGTTGTGGAATCGGCCGGAACCAGCTTTTTTGACAAGGCAGTACTCCGGGTGCTCGCGGGAAAGGGCTGGGGGATCCTCACCATCGACAACTATGCGTCCTGCAGCAAAGCGGATATCGAGGACTGCATCGGGCGTGCGATGAAACTCGCCCGTGTCACCGAGGAAGAGGTCAGGCTCGCCGATGCGCCGTCGGGAATCCTCCCCGTACCGGCACACCGCGAAGATCCCCGTGACGTGTCCCTTGAGGAGAAACGCGATCTTCTTGCCTCGATCGAGGCGGCAGCCCGTATTCCGGGCATTTCGAGCACCCGCGGCAGCTATATCGAAGGGATAAACCGGGTCGCCTTCCTTGACAGCAGCGGTCAGGAGTACAGGTACGAGATCTCGCGGTGCGGCTTTTCGGTCCTCGCGATCGCCCGGAAAGGCGACCTGATGCAGATGGGGCGCGAAAGCGAGCACACGATTAGCGGGCTGAACCTCCGGCACCGCGAGGCGATGGGGCTGGAGGCTGCCGAGCGGGCGGTCGCCCTCCTCGATGCACGGCCCGCGACAGGAGGGCGCATGCACGCGGTTCTTGATCCCGAACTCGCCGGTGTCTTCGCTCACGAAGCCATCGGACATGCAAGCGAGGGCGATCTCGTGAAAGAGGGAAGTTCCGTGATCCGGGGAAAAATCGGGGAGAAGATCGGGAATGAAATCCTCACCATCGTCGACGACCCGACACTCCCTGAATTTGGGTTCGAACCCGTCGATGCCGAGGGCGTAGCGGTCCGGCGGACGGAGATCATCCGGAAGGGCGTCCTCTCAGCCTATCTCCACAACCGCCAGACCCTCGCTGCCGTCGGCGACGGTGTGGCGGGGCATGCCCGTGCAGTGGCGGGCGATTCTCCGATTGTACGGATGAGCAACACCTTCATCGAAAACGGGGATGCATCGCTGGAAGAAGTTCTCGAAGGCTGCGGCACCGGAATTCTCCTGAAAGGCTCGCGCGGCGGACAGGTTGATCCCGGGCGGGGCATATTCCAGTTCAACGCGGAATACGGATACCGTGTCGAAAACGGGGAACTGGGCGCGATGGTGCGGGACGTTTCCCTCTCGGGTGAGATCCTGCACACGCTGCATTCCATCGTACTGTGCGCACAGGACAGGCAGATGCATCAGGGATTCTGCGGAAAAAGCGGACAGAGCGTACCGGTAAGCGACGGGTCCCCTCATATCCTTCTCAAAGACGCGGTGGTGGGTGGTTCCGGTGCGTAATGATCCTGATTCCGGAAGCGTGATCGAGGCAATTCTCCGGGAGGGTGCCCGTCTCGCCGACGAGGTCGAAGTGTTCTTCGGGGAAGGCTCGTCCGTCTCCGCCGACCTGAAACAGACGATTGTGGGAGAAGCTCACCTCTCACGGTCGTGGGGGCTGGGTATCAGGACAGTCAGCGGCGGCCGCATCGGGATCTCGAGCACGAACGATCCGGAAAAATGGCGCGAATGCCTCGGAGCCGCAATTGCGGGAGGCAGGCTCGCTACGCCGCAGGAATGGCACGGTCTGCCGGCCCCGGCGCACCTCGAAGGCGGCGTGCCGGTCTTCGATCCGGCGGTCCGTGTCGAGATCGAACCGGCCCGCGACATGCTCCGGGGGTTGCTTGCCGGTGCGGCCACCTACCCTGCCGATGTGGTCGGCGGGTCGGCAGCCCTGTCACGAGCCTCCCTGACCCTAGCAAACAGTGCCGGCGTGTGGTATTCGATGGAAAAGACCGGTGTCGGCATATCGCTCGAGGCAATCTCGGGCACGTCGACGGGCTATGAATTCGACCGGTCGTGTTTCCTCGATGTCGATCCCGTTGATGTGGGGAAGCAGGCAGCCTTTTATGCAGCGAAATCGGTGGGCGGCACCGACATTGCGACCGGCACCCACGATGTTATTCTCTCTCCCGTCGCTCTCTCCCAGCTCCTCGGGCACGTCCTTGTCCCGGCGCTCTCGGGAAAGAATGTTCATGCAGGCAGGTCGTTTCTCGCCGGCCGCCTCGGTGAGCAGGTGATCGGGGAAACACTATCCGTCAGTGACGATCCGCATGCACGGGGACTCGGGAGCACGCTCTGGGATGCGGAAGGCGTCCCCACACGGCGTCTCGAATTTATCAAAGACGGTGTGCTGTCCGGCTTTGCGTACGACCTGAAAACAGCGTACCGGTACGGCAAAGAGACGACGGGCTCCGCCGTCCGCGGCGGTGCGGGCGGTTCGCCGGCCATCGGGGTGCGGAATGTTCTGCTGGAAGGGCCGCGGTGTGAGATTGCGGAAGAACGTGCGATCTTTGCACATGATCTCGTGGGTGCCCACACCGCGAACCCGATCACGGGTGACTTCTCCGTCGAGCTCTCGAATGCATTCTGGATGGAAGGCGGCGCCTTCGACACGCCGATACGGTCCGCCATGCTCGCCGGGAACGTCTTCGAGATGCTCGGCCGTGTCGACGGCCTCGGCCGCGAGAACCGGATTGTCGGAACGATGATCCTTCCCCCGGTAAGATTCAAGAGCATGCAGATCATTGGTAAGTAGGATGATAGAAGCAATCCTGACCATCATTGTGGCCATCGCGGTGGCGGCGGGGATATATTATTTCCTGAAGAAGGCGTCCACGCTCATCATCAATTCGATTATCGGTCTTGTCACCCTCTTCCTGCTCAACCAGTTTGATTTTCTGGGCATCGGGCAGATCCCGATCACATGGGCGACGGTGATTGTCTGTGCTCTTGGCGGGCTGCCGGGTGCCGTACTGGTGGTTATCCTCCACCTGGTCGGTATATCGATATAATGGCCGGGGGATCGTGTGAGTCCCGGTTCCATGCGTGAGCGGGCGATTTCGCCCGAATCCGGCGCGGAAATTTCCGATGAACAACACCTATATAGCATGTGCGGCTAACAGAGGAGGTGGTGATGGACCATGTGTACGACTGGCGGCGCGTCCAACGTGGACTTTGAGAGTAACGACGAGGATATTGAAAGGCAGATGAAAGGGAAAGGTCCGAAGAGGTTCCGCTGCAATGAATGCGCTATCGCGTTTACCAGCAAATTTCCCGAATGTCCTGCATGCGGTTCACATGATGTCGTTCCGCTATGAATATTCCACTTTTTCGTGATCTGCTTCTCATTGAAGGCGGCCATTCGTTTATTTTAGTCGGCAGAGTCAACGAGGGCTTTATCCTTCATCTGGAAACCCTCCGTGCCGAGATCGATCAGCCTCTCGCTCCCGATGACGTGGTTGTGGTTTCTGCACCGGAAGGCGGCCCTGTTCGTCTGGCGATCATGCTCCTTGAAATTGTCCGTACCTATCACATGCCCCTTGTTGTTCTCCCCCGTGATCACCCTGGGTCGCCGCATATCAGGATGGTCGTTTCGGCAGGGCCCGAAGTGGTCGGAAACTGTACAATAAGGCGGGGAACCCACCCCGAACAGCACCTGATCTGCACATCTGAGGAGCTGGCAGGAATCCGCATCAGAGGTGTATCGGGAGGCGTTACGGTCGAAGGTTTTCCAGAGGAAATCTCGTTTTTGCATCTGGATGCAGACTGAGCGAATATGAAAATAACAACACATATTAACCATCCTTATCATGAGTTATTGTATTGCCGTGAGAGGAGGGTTGGATGAAGACTGAGGTCCTACAGAGTATCAAAAAGGCAGAAGAAGAGTACAAATCAATGATCAGCGCTGCTGAGGAAGAGAAGAAACGCAGCATTGCGAGTGCGGAACAGGAGGCCGATCAGCTCGTCCAGAAAGCAAAGCTGGATGTAGAGGATTACCGGAAGAAGTGCCTCGCCGATGCCCGAAATGATGCAGCGCAGAAGTTTGAAGAAACCCTCAAAAAGGGTGAGCAGGGTACAGCCGCCATGAGATCCGCAGCAGTCGGGAATCTCAGCAGAGCGGTTGAATTACTTGTAGAACGGTTCAAGGGGCAGCTGAATGTTTAAGGCTCGACCGATGAGCCGGCTATTGATAGCCGCCTCAAAGGAACAGCTTGAGCCCGTGATCCGTGAGTTGTACCGTCGTCAAATCTTTCATATCGAGGATTTTGTCGAGCAGAAAGAGGAAGGGTACGAGGGTTTCAGAATCGGCATGCCGCTCCCCGGAGCCGGCACCGTGTCGAGTGAAGTTCTTCGCGTACGGTCGGTTGTGAGCTCAGCGGGTATCGATCGGGCAGGTGTCGAACCGACAGCCCGTATTTCCGTGAGCACGCTGCGTTCGCGTATTGACCGAGATCTTCCTGGGATTGAAACAGAAATCCAGAATCTCAACGCGAATAAAATGAAGCTCGAAACGACCCTGCGGGAATACGGGCAGAAGATCCGTGATCTTCAGCCGTTTGTTGCCGTGCCCCTTCCCATGGAACTGTATCGGGGATATGAACGCTTTTTCGTATTCGCCGGGCACATCCTGGCGGATGTAATGCTGAGCGTTCCCCATGAAAAGTACTTTACCGATACCGTTCCCGGGAATTTCCTGGTGGCAGTCGTGCCGCTGGAGACGAAGGACGAGGTGGAGCGAACGCTCCTCGAAGCCCGTTTCCAGGCGGTGGCGGTTCCGGAAGAGACGGGATATCCCGCCGACCGGATTGCCTGGTACACAGCGGAAATTACACGGCTCGAGGCTGAGATCACCGGTCTTGCGGACCGTCTGGCAGCACAGAAAGAAGCGAATTCTGCGTTCCTGGTGGCATGCGACGAACTACTCACGGCAGAAGTTGAGCAGACGGAAGTACCGTTGCGGTTCGCCACCACCGATGAAGCGTTTGTCGCGGAGGGCTGGGTACTGTCAGAAGATATTCCGGGCCTTACCGAAGCGCTCCGGAAGGCGACAGACGGGAAGGTTTTCATTTCGGAATTGGAGATCGACTACGATCGGGACACCGTCCCCGTCGAGTACGATAATCCGTCGTTCTCCCGCCCGACAGAAATTCTT
This genomic interval carries:
- a CDS encoding ATPase, which gives rise to MKTEVLQSIKKAEEEYKSMISAAEEEKKRSIASAEQEADQLVQKAKLDVEDYRKKCLADARNDAAQKFEETLKKGEQGTAAMRSAAVGNLSRAVELLVERFKGQLNV
- a CDS encoding ribose-phosphate pyrophosphokinase yields the protein MKVICTEKSQILGSRLAAALGADITDARFARFPDGELYVRAGGLDMEMVVVGSIVDSDSFVELLLLIDACADARTTLVIPYMGYARQDKQFNPGEPVSARAIARALSRGVDRVITVNIHEDSVLSHFDVPAVSVSLAPDIGAFLGTTGFTNPLILAPDGGAAAFAGAIAATGGWDCDELAKTRLSGDRVRIEPKSIAAAGREVVIVDDIISTGGTLATATGMLYEAGAAAVHAACVHGVLAGGAYARLCHAGVRSVTASDTIESASSGFSAAERIAAELLIS
- a CDS encoding peptidase U62, with translation MIEAILREGARLADEVEVFFGEGSSVSADLKQTIVGEAHLSRSWGLGIRTVSGGRIGISSTNDPEKWRECLGAAIAGGRLATPQEWHGLPAPAHLEGGVPVFDPAVRVEIEPARDMLRGLLAGAATYPADVVGGSAALSRASLTLANSAGVWYSMEKTGVGISLEAISGTSTGYEFDRSCFLDVDPVDVGKQAAFYAAKSVGGTDIATGTHDVILSPVALSQLLGHVLVPALSGKNVHAGRSFLAGRLGEQVIGETLSVSDDPHARGLGSTLWDAEGVPTRRLEFIKDGVLSGFAYDLKTAYRYGKETTGSAVRGGAGGSPAIGVRNVLLEGPRCEIAEERAIFAHDLVGAHTANPITGDFSVELSNAFWMEGGAFDTPIRSAMLAGNVFEMLGRVDGLGRENRIVGTMILPPVRFKSMQIIGK
- a CDS encoding ATP synthase subunit I; protein product: MFKARPMSRLLIAASKEQLEPVIRELYRRQIFHIEDFVEQKEEGYEGFRIGMPLPGAGTVSSEVLRVRSVVSSAGIDRAGVEPTARISVSTLRSRIDRDLPGIETEIQNLNANKMKLETTLREYGQKIRDLQPFVAVPLPMELYRGYERFFVFAGHILADVMLSVPHEKYFTDTVPGNFLVAVVPLETKDEVERTLLEARFQAVAVPEETGYPADRIAWYTAEITRLEAEITGLADRLAAQKEANSAFLVACDELLTAEVEQTEVPLRFATTDEAFVAEGWVLSEDIPGLTEALRKATDGKVFISELEIDYDRDTVPVEYDNPSFSRPTEILMDAYSRPRYRELDPTLMVSIVFPIFFGLILGDVAYGLILLVMSIGLRKFLKGDAAGRLLDTLRNASISSIFFGILYSEFIGFALPWPPIIFSRHLNIGGHGGGHGPQVAELMIMSVWIGILHISLGRILGMANARRLYHGSHATKVLIANAGWLATMWGLLFMIWSIFPLPIMPDLTALPVIAAGLNVAAVIGAVFVVAGVIAIAQENALEVVELPTILSHLLSYARIVAVGLSSVAIAMVVNFISIGMLIEPQIEHLTPLGVVIIIAGLVLFLLGHVLNTALGLLGGGLHSIRLHYVEFFTKFYKGGGLKYHPFGMKRRFTEDS
- a CDS encoding ATP-dependent protease Lon (membrane bound Lon protease from Thermococcus kodakarensis shows ATP-dependent protease activity towards folded polypeptides); this encodes MVNSDDTVHDTTITNQDEPEFEEIVLDDLEIDTSSDIDIPTSLIDQVIGQEHAVEVIKKAAVQRRHVMMIGTPGTGKSMLAKAMAELLPKEEMQDILIYPNSEDSNTPIVRTVKAGRGKEIVAAHKNEVRKRMQMRNTLIMLLIFGIVGYAFITMQWLMGIIAAAFVFMALKYSTPREEAMVPKLLISNDGKATAPFIDGTGSHAGALLGDVRHDPFQSGGLETPSHDRVEAGAIHKAHKGVLFIDEINTLTPHSQQNLLTALQEGEFPITGQSERSSGAMVRTEPVPCRFVMIAAGNLDAMQGMHPALRSRIRGYGYEVYMKETMEDTPDNRRKFIRFIAQEVKNDGKIPHFNRSAIEEIIREGLRRSNRKGHLTLKLRDMGGLIRVAGDLARQQGADVTTAEHVIGAKEMARSIEDQVSDEYIRRSREYELTVIEGTSIGRVNGLAVMGTDSGSVLPIMAEVTPTQGATGTVIATGMLKEIAQESIKNVSAIIKKFTGKDIKNLDVHIQFIGTYGGVEGDSASISVATAVISAVEGIPVRQDIAMTGSLSVRGNVLPVGGVTYKIEAAAKAGIKKVIIPYANRDDVLIEERYQSLVEVVPVETIEEVLEIALVPENREGFLAKIRKIAEKATPAAFETTLTAPSGV
- a CDS encoding peptidase U62; amino-acid sequence: MEEPRYWDIRHVGGETTHIDIDNTVVESAGTSFFDKAVLRVLAGKGWGILTIDNYASCSKADIEDCIGRAMKLARVTEEEVRLADAPSGILPVPAHREDPRDVSLEEKRDLLASIEAAARIPGISSTRGSYIEGINRVAFLDSSGQEYRYEISRCGFSVLAIARKGDLMQMGRESEHTISGLNLRHREAMGLEAAERAVALLDARPATGGRMHAVLDPELAGVFAHEAIGHASEGDLVKEGSSVIRGKIGEKIGNEILTIVDDPTLPEFGFEPVDAEGVAVRRTEIIRKGVLSAYLHNRQTLAAVGDGVAGHARAVAGDSPIVRMSNTFIENGDASLEEVLEGCGTGILLKGSRGGQVDPGRGIFQFNAEYGYRVENGELGAMVRDVSLSGEILHTLHSIVLCAQDRQMHQGFCGKSGQSVPVSDGSPHILLKDAVVGGSGA